From the Papaver somniferum cultivar HN1 chromosome 2, ASM357369v1, whole genome shotgun sequence genome, the window GGGTAAAGGGCGATTAATTCCAACATCTCTAAATCACTTGCGTTTATTCAAATTGGGCTAATTTAAACACTATCTACTTTAATTtctatcaacaacaaaaaaataaaatagtaaaaaataaaatagaatgacaaatacccaatttttcagATGCACTGAATCATTGTCAATTCGAATAAAATCGATTGTTATACAAAACAGAGCTACTTAAGAAACAAAGAAGGAGGTTATTTCCACCCCATTCGGAGTGGGAACAACTGTCAACTCATTTCACGAGCACAATTGCCAAACCAAAACATCGAAGagaacaaaaaaattacaaatgAAAAGACAGTGATGCTAATTAACACACACAGAATGATGAGGGGATACTCCTCATGTGTTTTTATTATAAACGACGATGCCAATTATTAGTCCTACTTATTGGCATCGTCCTCTTCTTCTCTAGAATTGTTTATTTCTTGTGGCTGTGGCTAGTGTTGTCATTAACTCCAAGTGTATTCTTGACACCTTCCATTGCACCATGTGCCATGTTCATCACCTGCTCTCCAGTCTGCATAACAACAACCAGAATACCATCAAATATTAGCTCAACAAAGAAAGACGCAGCCTTCGGTTAGGTATATACAAGATAATTAACGTATTCAAATCGGTAAATTACCTGTTGGAGGAAGCCAGATGCCTCTTCCTTTTTCTGTTGGCAAGAATCGGATGTAGCATTGGCTGCATCCGCTGTCTTGTCCCTAGCTGATTGAGCAGTGTCCTTAGCGGACTCGACCCACTCTTGTGTCTTGGCCTACAATGTATAAAATCATAAACAAATGTCACTTGAATGAATTGCGAGAAAGAACAGAAGATAAGTCATGTTGGATACTAGCAAAGTGCAAATCCGATCTCCCTTATTGCAAGTAAACTAACCTGTGCATGGCCTTTAGCTTGTCCTGCATTGAAGTTTTGTGAAGACATATTTGAGATCTGATTTGGAGGATTTAGCTTGATTTCTTTTGTTTGGAGGGTTGCTGTTTCTTTTCTCTTTGATAGTGTGAGAATGTGATGTCTTTTTAACGTTTCATTGAGATGCTTATATAGTGTCTGGTATCACCTGCAAATGTGGAAAGCTCTATGCTGTACGTGTTAACTGTTGACACACGTCGGCTTTGCTGTGGCGACTGGAACGAGTATTTTGCATCCATATTTGGGGAGTTTGTCAAAATAGCGACACGTATTAGATAAATAATTGACTCATGACATTTTGTGGTGGTGGAGAAAGTCAGAGTCATTCGCATGCGGGAGTAAGACTTGCAGTGATACTAGGAAAAAAATACGTGGGTGTTACAAGGGAAGATCAAGGGGTTTTGGAAATTACCggataaattttatttttactttgacAAATTCGGCGTGTCTTTGTCAATCAAATTTATGAGAAGAAGAGTTTTGGGGAATGCCTCATATTTTAAAGTGAGTTAGAAAGAGATTACACCAAATTTCTTCTACCATGTAAGTGGAATATTATCCCCAGCTCTTAATTTCATTCAGGTACTATTTAAAATAGGGTACAAAAGCCTTCACTAAGAAAGACACTAATAACTGTTAGGTCAAAAAAAGTGTTTGGGATCCAAATTTTCGACTGGGCTTATctaagaaaacaaaattaaaaaatcaaaaaattctcCCACACACTATTACCTTCTACTTCCTATGGTATTACACTCCAAAATATGTTTGACCGAGCTGGCCTTCGTGATGATCTGGTGGTAGAGTAAAAATACACTATGCAGCCGATGTTGGCTAAGTTAGAGGAATATTCTCTGATTCGTGCACTATGACTAGGCTGAGTCATGTGAAGAGCACACGATAGGAGCTGAGGTTGAGCCCCAACCTTATATTTTTGTGCATATGTGGATTGCGAGGGACGAACCCTATCAATGAGTCTTTTTTGATGAACGTGGGAGAGACTTGAGGCCTATATTTGAGGATGAGGCTTGTATCTGAGGTTTGTTAGTAATACTTGAATCTCATGTTTGTACGAGATTGAGATTATCTCGCAGGGCCCAGGTCTCATAGAGTCGGCGGGGACATGCTCATGAGACAGGGAGTCAAGCCCATATATGTGCCTGAAAGTGTCTCTTATTTTTATAAAATATATGAAATACTTGATTTAGCCAGTGAAATGTCACAAGGATGTTACTAGGAGTCTTTCGTGATTCTTTTCTTTTATTGGGCACACATGACCAATGTATCTCATGAATGTGTACTAGGAGTTGGTCACGAGGCTCGTAAGACTTGAGTCATATTCGTGAGACCGAGGCGTGAGTCGTGCTTATTGGGGACTTAATTGGTCTTGATCATGCTCATGGACGTCGTGGACGCATCATGAGgataatgataaaaaaaaatgatcaatataTCTCACGAGGAATAACTAAATCTGCTTCTATGAGGCTGCATACTGAATCCCGAGAGGCCAAGAGCTCATGAGTCTTGTTTGTGTGGCTGAAAGCTAAGTCTCGAGAGGCCGTAGATGAGTCTCGCTCGTGAGGCTGAGAGCGAGACTCATGAGGCTGGGACTTGGGTAGGTTTTTGCGATGAAAATCAAATTGAACCTTAAAATGATCATTTTTCCTTTGAGATCAATTTTACTCCAAGAACTTCATTTTCATCTAGTGCATGCAAAGAATGGCGCCAATAACAACGGTTTTAGCAAAGTTTATAGACATCCCAAACGCTTTCATCTTTGTTCTCAACATAATGAAACTCTAATGCATTTATTTTTTAACTGCCCTTTGTTTGGATGTGTCAGGTTTGCTTCTTCTGAAAATTCCTTTCCACCAAGTATACTCCCTCACAGAGCAATGAATAATAAAGTAGAACTTGAATCCTCAAAGATGGCAGAACAATAGTAGAGCTTGGAGTGTTTTTTGTGCAACAATATTCTAGCACATATGGAGAGTCAtgcggttttttttctttttttgaggaTCAATTAAAATCCATGAATCACCTTTGGAACAACAAAACATTGTTGGAGGGATAACAAAACAATTTTGAGAACCTTCTCTACACAATCAGGTTCTTCAAACTTAGGAAATTACAAAAAGCATACAAAACATGACCATGCCCATTGGTGAATAACACAAACTTCATATATGCAATTTTAATAAATAGTTGTGGTGCTTAAAGGATAATTTGCAGTTGCCTTTCACTTTGGGTAATGAATAACTATAGGTTGCTGTGTTGATTTTATAATTTATGTTTATGTCTGAACAAGTTTTAAACTTTTTGGATCATATGATTGGGTAAGGATCCAATGACATGGTTAAAATCACATTTGGTTGACATTTCAGTGccgtttttcttataaaactcaAACGGCGATGAATTTGAGACTAATTTTCTATGACATATTCCTCTTATAAATATCtaccttcctaccaaaaatgagcacttTCGAAGACATATAAGGTCACCGTCCATCACTTCTAATTTCAACAATTGAAAATTGACGGTTGAAATCAAAATTTATACGTGGTGATGTTTCGTATTTTAAAATGtgtctcatttttggtaggaaggtaGATCATTATTAAAAGAATATGTCA encodes:
- the LOC113353884 gene encoding late embryogenesis abundant protein 7-like translates to MSSQNFNAGQAKGHAQAKTQEWVESAKDTAQSARDKTADAANATSDSCQQKKEEASGFLQQTGEQVMNMAHGAMEGVKNTLGVNDNTSHSHKK